In a single window of the Streptomyces sp. NBC_00094 genome:
- a CDS encoding 1-acyl-sn-glycerol-3-phosphate acyltransferase: protein MPRRRIGFWYRLAAVIAKPPLVVLFKRDWRGMEHIPADGGFITAVNHNSYLDPLSYAHYQYNTGRVPRLLAKAGLFKSPFVGMMLRNTGQIPVYRETTDALDAFRAAVEAIEQGECVAFYPEGTLTRDPDMWPMAGKTGAARVALLTRAPVIPVAQWGANLAMPPYAKENKFSLFPRKTLIVQAGPPVDLSRFDGLEPTPEVLREATEVIMAAITALLEEVRGEKAPAEPYDHRKARLEQRRKAVEGGTK, encoded by the coding sequence GTGCCCCGCCGCAGAATCGGCTTCTGGTACCGCCTCGCGGCGGTCATCGCCAAACCCCCCCTGGTGGTTCTGTTCAAGCGGGACTGGCGCGGTATGGAGCACATTCCGGCCGATGGCGGTTTCATCACCGCGGTCAACCACAACTCGTACCTGGATCCGCTGTCCTACGCGCATTACCAGTACAACACCGGTCGCGTTCCGCGCCTCCTCGCCAAGGCGGGCCTCTTCAAGAGCCCCTTCGTCGGCATGATGCTGCGCAACACCGGACAGATCCCCGTCTACCGCGAGACCACCGACGCGCTGGACGCCTTCCGCGCCGCCGTCGAGGCCATCGAGCAGGGCGAGTGCGTCGCCTTCTACCCCGAGGGCACCCTCACCCGGGACCCCGACATGTGGCCCATGGCCGGCAAGACCGGCGCCGCCCGCGTCGCGCTCCTCACCAGGGCCCCGGTCATCCCGGTGGCCCAGTGGGGCGCCAACCTCGCGATGCCGCCGTACGCCAAGGAGAACAAGTTCAGCCTGTTCCCCCGCAAGACGCTGATCGTGCAGGCCGGTCCGCCCGTCGACCTCTCCCGCTTCGACGGACTCGAGCCGACGCCCGAGGTGCTCCGCGAGGCCACCGAGGTCATCATGGCCGCCATCACCGCCCTCCTGGAGGAGGTCCGCGGCGAGAAGGCGCCCGCCGAACCGTACGACCACCGCAAGGCCCGCCTCGAACAGCGGCGCAAGGCCGTCGAAGGAGGCACCAAGTGA
- the cofC gene encoding 2-phospho-L-lactate guanylyltransferase, with translation MNSDADEGWSLVVPLKPLALAKSRLASAAGARLRPRLALAFAEDTVGAVLSCARVRDVVVVTDDPTAGAALAALGARIVPDVPSAGLNAALAHGVGAVRERWPHARVAALNADLPALRTAELTRVLDVARKFPRAFLSDAAEIGTTFLSAGPGVELEPAFGGASRLRHLSSGAVEIRLTGVDSVRRDVDTGEDLAAARALGLGPRTAARWLPVAG, from the coding sequence ATGAACAGCGATGCGGACGAGGGCTGGTCCCTGGTCGTACCCCTGAAACCCCTTGCCCTGGCGAAGAGCAGACTGGCCTCGGCGGCGGGAGCCCGGCTCCGCCCACGGCTCGCCCTCGCGTTCGCCGAGGACACGGTGGGGGCGGTGCTGAGCTGCGCGCGCGTACGGGATGTGGTGGTCGTCACGGACGACCCGACGGCCGGCGCCGCCCTCGCGGCCCTGGGCGCCCGGATCGTGCCGGACGTCCCGTCGGCGGGGCTCAACGCGGCGCTGGCGCACGGCGTCGGTGCCGTACGGGAGCGGTGGCCGCACGCGCGCGTGGCCGCGCTCAACGCCGATCTGCCGGCGCTGCGGACCGCCGAGCTGACCCGGGTCCTGGACGTCGCCCGGAAATTTCCCCGAGCATTTCTCTCGGATGCCGCCGAAATAGGTACGACATTCCTCTCGGCGGGACCCGGGGTGGAATTGGAACCGGCATTCGGGGGCGCGTCGAGGCTTCGACATTTGTCGTCGGGTGCGGTGGAAATACGGCTGACCGGGGTGGATTCCGTACGCCGGGACGTGGACACCGGCGAGGATCTGGCGGCGGCCCGGGCGCTGGGGCTCGGTCCGCGGACGGCCGCCCGGTGGCTGCCGGTGGCCGGATAG
- a CDS encoding NAD(P)H-dependent glycerol-3-phosphate dehydrogenase encodes MTKAAVFGNGSWGTAFAMVLADAGCEVSLWGRRAELAKEINTTRVNPDYLPGIELPRAITATADPAEAAHGADFTVLVVPSQTLRGNLASWKPLLAPDTVLVSLMKGVELGTAERMSEVVMEVADVPAERVAVLTGPNLALEIAARQPAAAVVACVDESVAQRVQAACMTPYFRPYTHTDVVGCELGGAVKNVIGLAVGIANGMGLGDNSKATLITRGLAETTRLGLAMGADPLTFSGLAGLGDLVATCSSPLSRNNTFGTNLGRGMTLQETIAATRQTAEGVKSCESVLDLARRHGVDMPITETVVSIVHEGKPPVVALKELMSRSAKSERR; translated from the coding sequence GTGACCAAGGCAGCAGTCTTCGGCAACGGATCCTGGGGCACGGCCTTCGCCATGGTGCTCGCCGACGCGGGGTGCGAGGTGAGCCTGTGGGGCCGCCGCGCCGAACTCGCGAAGGAGATCAACACCACCCGGGTCAACCCCGACTACCTCCCGGGCATCGAACTCCCCAGGGCGATCACGGCCACCGCGGACCCGGCCGAGGCAGCCCACGGCGCCGACTTCACCGTCCTCGTCGTCCCCTCCCAGACCCTGCGCGGCAACCTCGCCTCCTGGAAGCCGCTGCTCGCGCCCGACACCGTCCTCGTCTCCCTCATGAAGGGCGTCGAACTCGGCACCGCCGAGCGGATGAGCGAGGTCGTCATGGAGGTCGCGGACGTGCCCGCCGAACGCGTGGCCGTCCTCACCGGACCCAACCTGGCCCTGGAGATCGCCGCACGGCAGCCCGCCGCCGCCGTCGTCGCCTGCGTCGACGAGTCGGTCGCGCAGCGGGTCCAGGCGGCCTGCATGACCCCGTACTTCCGCCCGTACACCCACACCGACGTCGTCGGCTGCGAGCTCGGCGGCGCGGTCAAGAACGTCATCGGGCTCGCCGTCGGCATCGCCAACGGCATGGGCCTCGGCGACAACTCCAAGGCCACGCTCATCACGCGCGGCCTCGCCGAGACCACCCGTCTCGGCCTCGCCATGGGCGCCGACCCGCTCACCTTCTCCGGCCTCGCGGGCCTCGGCGACCTGGTGGCCACCTGTTCCTCGCCGCTCTCCCGGAACAACACCTTCGGCACCAACCTGGGGCGCGGCATGACCCTCCAGGAGACGATCGCGGCCACCAGGCAGACCGCCGAGGGCGTCAAGTCCTGCGAGTCCGTGCTCGATCTGGCCCGCCGCCACGGCGTCGACATGCCGATCACCGAGACGGTCGTGTCGATCGTCCACGAGGGCAAGCCGCCGGTCGTCGCCCTCAAGGAACTGATGTCCCGCAGCGCCAAGTCCGAGCGCCGCTGA